One part of the Anopheles merus strain MAF chromosome 3L, AmerM5.1, whole genome shotgun sequence genome encodes these proteins:
- the LOC121599261 gene encoding zinc finger protein 624-like isoform X2, with translation MAIILRNISNICRLCLNDDELFDESNIFYAVCIECHNKLQKFTTYRSCCMNNDVRFRRLFPMIFEKVVWDEEMGPEKCLKADTVDHSYCVEAYENPPEEESLPVEESLPVEESATPVDLVEEIDPEYEELVELYAADDTKDDVDDIIEEIVLQTNADVEIIPQESGEETFLPELPPVQEATVEEDSACEIESNACLQGVVELSEPSQQQHATDEPQIGQQSPEEESDYEWMEEPKAAEESTAKGAKGSRPKQQLCTLCGKLVSYLRDHMITHTKEQKYACDRCPFVSSRKANLKTHVQNVHFKRVIRRCEKCDRGFSYVDSYNAHMRAKHNLGEHFECKICSKKFRHRGGLNGHLNRKHNEESNCTCPVCGFVCQDKKGLKDHSRVHSNEKPFLCRHCPKAFKSTYARRTHELIHKGVVFSCTLCEKSYRYKSQLVLHSKKHNAQPNMQQQEN, from the exons ATGGCGATAATTTTACGCAATATCAGCAACATTTGTCGACTTTGTCTAAACGACGACGAG CTATTTGACGAGTCGAACATTTTCTACGCGGTTTGCATCGAATGCCACAACAAGCTGCAAAAGTTTACCACGTATCGAAGCTGCTGTATGAACAACGATGTGCGATTTCGTCGCCTGTTTCCGATGATATTCGAGAAGGTGGTCTGGGACGAAGAAATGGGCCCGGAGAAGTGTTTGAAAGCGGACACCGTTGACCATAGCTACTGTGTGGAGGCGTACGAAAATCCACCGGAAGAGGAAAGCCTTCCAGTAGAGGAAAGCCTACCAGTAGAGGAAAGCGCTACACCAGTTGATCTGGTGGAAGAAATTGATCCAGAATATGAAGAGCTGGTAGAGCTGTATGCGGCTGACGACACCAAGGATGATGTTGATGACATTATAGAAGAGATCGTACTACAAACGAACGCCGACGTCGAAATCATCCCTCAAGAGAGCGGTGAAGAAACATTCTTGCCAGAGTTGCCTCCGGTGCAGGAAGCAACGGTAGAGGAAGACAGCGCGTGTGAAATCGAATCAAATGCATGCTTACAGGGAGTAGTAGAACTCAGCGAACCTAGCCAACAACAGCACGCCACAGACGAACCGCAGATTGGGCAACAAAGTCCTGAAGAGGAGAGTGATTACGAGTGGATGGAAGAACCGAAGGCGGCTGAAGAAAGCACTGCCAAGGGTGCTAAAGGAAGCAGACCCAAACAGCAGCTTTGTACGCTGTGCGGGAAGCTGGTTAGCTATCTGCGGGACCACATGATAACGCACACGAAGGAACAGAAGTACGCGTGCGACCGGTGCCCGTTCGTATCGAGCCGCAAGGCGAATTTAAAAACGCACGTGCAAAATGTACACTTCAAGCGGGTGATAAGGAGGTGTGAAAAATGTGACCGCGGTTTTAGCTACGTCGACTCGTACAACGCTCACATG CGCGCCAAACACAATCTGGGAGAGCAttttgaatgtaaaatatgtTCGAAGAAATTTCGCCACCGTGGCGGACTGAATGGCCACCTGAACCGCAAGCACAATGAGGAGAGCAACTGTACCTGTCCGGTTTGTGGATTCGTGTGCCAGGACAA AAAAGGGCTGAAGGACCATAGTAGAGTGCATTCCAACGAGAAGCCGTTTTTGTGCCGGCACTGCCCGAAGGCTTTCAAGAGCACGTACGCACGCCGAACGCACGAGCTCATCCACAAGGGTGTCGTTTTTTCGTGCACGCTGTGTGAAAAATCCTATCGCTATAAATCGCAGCTGGTGCTGCATTCGAAAAAACATAACGCGCAGCCAAATATGCAGCAGCAAGAAAATTAG
- the LOC121599246 gene encoding myoneurin-like isoform X2: MESILDEVRCVCRLCLCEGDGVLVPVCKILGLSLTVDDIERCTGVKIAEENSIPYSVCEDCHGKLTLFTTFRTFCLSNDARFRELFAAVFANVPSDDEQSLQEMGSNDKTRPAMDDHIGYIATYVGPTFQSKIAKVEYLEQDDSSSVCSSSKGHNNSDDEDNLAIAVDGNESYGEHPQDRSVSPDGEASEQENDEKASVTDCGRGVDCIGSASDGEDNDEENERTQKNALQDKNSRRQLCPMCGKLVYDLPVHIVSHTKERKHVCPHCSMAYGRKTYLKMHVEAVHLKKVVKTCELCNRGFTQRTGYEAHMRAQHNIGKWYECKLCDMQFRHPGGLREHNNRKHNEKSNCSCPICGMEFQSNCYPEFYIAELG; the protein is encoded by the exons ATGGAATCAATTTTAGATGAAGTTCGCTGTGTTTGTCGGCTATGTCTGTGCGAAGGAGATGGTGTGTTGGTTCCGGTCTGTAAAATACTCGGCCTTAGCTTAACGGTGGACGATATCGAACGATGCACCGGAGTAAAG ATAGCGGAGGAGAACAGCATACCGTATTCTGTTTGTGAAGATTGCCACGGTAAATTGACACTCTTTACCACCTTTCGTACCTTCTGCCTGTCCAATGATGCCCGATTTAGAGAACTGTTTGCAGCGGTATTTGCAAATGTTCCATCGGACGATGAACAATCGCTACAGGAAATGGGCAGTAACGACAAGACACGGCCTGCAATGGATGACCATATCGGGTATATTGCTACATACGTGGGACCAACGTTCCAGAGCAAGATAGCGAAGGTGGAATATCTCGAGCAGGACGACAGTTCATCGGTCTGCAGCAGCTCGAAGGGGCATAATAATTCAGACGATGAGGATAATTTAGCCATCGCGGTGGATGGCAATGAATCGTACGGGGAGCATCCACAGGATCGCAGCGTATCCCCGGACGGAGAAGCTAGTGAAcaggaaaatgatgaaaaggcTTCCGTTACGGACTGTGGACGCGGTGTGGACTGCATCGGAAGTGCTTCTGACGGAGAGGACAACGATGAGGAAAACGAGCGAACCCAAAAGAATGCTCTCCAGGATAAGAACTCCCGCCGGCAGCTGTGCCCGATGTGCGGTAAGCTGGTGTACGACCTTCCGGTCCATATAGTATCGCATACGAAGGAGCGCAAGCACGTCTGTCCCCATTGTTCCATGGCTTATGGGCGCAAAACGTACCTGAAGATGCACGTGGAAGCGGTGCACCTGAAGAAGGTGGTCAAAACGTGCGAACTGTGCAATCGCGGCTTTACGCAACGAACAGGCTACGAAGCACACATG CGGGCACAGCACAACATCGGCAAATGGTACGAATGCAAACTGTGCGATATGCAGTTCCGGCACCCGGGTGGCTTGCGGGAGCATAACAATCGCAAGCACAACGAAAAATCCAACTGCTCGTGCCCGATCTGTGGCATGGAGTTTCAAAGCAA CTGTTACCCTGAATTTTACATTGCAGAGTTGGGCTGA
- the LOC121599261 gene encoding zinc finger protein 25-like isoform X1, producing the protein MAIILRNISNICRLCLNDDEVLFPATTILDLGLTSEDVERCTGVQLFDESNIFYAVCIECHNKLQKFTTYRSCCMNNDVRFRRLFPMIFEKVVWDEEMGPEKCLKADTVDHSYCVEAYENPPEEESLPVEESLPVEESATPVDLVEEIDPEYEELVELYAADDTKDDVDDIIEEIVLQTNADVEIIPQESGEETFLPELPPVQEATVEEDSACEIESNACLQGVVELSEPSQQQHATDEPQIGQQSPEEESDYEWMEEPKAAEESTAKGAKGSRPKQQLCTLCGKLVSYLRDHMITHTKEQKYACDRCPFVSSRKANLKTHVQNVHFKRVIRRCEKCDRGFSYVDSYNAHMRAKHNLGEHFECKICSKKFRHRGGLNGHLNRKHNEESNCTCPVCGFVCQDKKGLKDHSRVHSNEKPFLCRHCPKAFKSTYARRTHELIHKGVVFSCTLCEKSYRYKSQLVLHSKKHNAQPNMQQQEN; encoded by the exons ATGGCGATAATTTTACGCAATATCAGCAACATTTGTCGACTTTGTCTAAACGACGACGAGGTACTGTTTCCCGCCACGACTATCCTAGATTTAGGACTAACCAGCGAAGATGTGGAGCGGTGCACCGGAGTTCAG CTATTTGACGAGTCGAACATTTTCTACGCGGTTTGCATCGAATGCCACAACAAGCTGCAAAAGTTTACCACGTATCGAAGCTGCTGTATGAACAACGATGTGCGATTTCGTCGCCTGTTTCCGATGATATTCGAGAAGGTGGTCTGGGACGAAGAAATGGGCCCGGAGAAGTGTTTGAAAGCGGACACCGTTGACCATAGCTACTGTGTGGAGGCGTACGAAAATCCACCGGAAGAGGAAAGCCTTCCAGTAGAGGAAAGCCTACCAGTAGAGGAAAGCGCTACACCAGTTGATCTGGTGGAAGAAATTGATCCAGAATATGAAGAGCTGGTAGAGCTGTATGCGGCTGACGACACCAAGGATGATGTTGATGACATTATAGAAGAGATCGTACTACAAACGAACGCCGACGTCGAAATCATCCCTCAAGAGAGCGGTGAAGAAACATTCTTGCCAGAGTTGCCTCCGGTGCAGGAAGCAACGGTAGAGGAAGACAGCGCGTGTGAAATCGAATCAAATGCATGCTTACAGGGAGTAGTAGAACTCAGCGAACCTAGCCAACAACAGCACGCCACAGACGAACCGCAGATTGGGCAACAAAGTCCTGAAGAGGAGAGTGATTACGAGTGGATGGAAGAACCGAAGGCGGCTGAAGAAAGCACTGCCAAGGGTGCTAAAGGAAGCAGACCCAAACAGCAGCTTTGTACGCTGTGCGGGAAGCTGGTTAGCTATCTGCGGGACCACATGATAACGCACACGAAGGAACAGAAGTACGCGTGCGACCGGTGCCCGTTCGTATCGAGCCGCAAGGCGAATTTAAAAACGCACGTGCAAAATGTACACTTCAAGCGGGTGATAAGGAGGTGTGAAAAATGTGACCGCGGTTTTAGCTACGTCGACTCGTACAACGCTCACATG CGCGCCAAACACAATCTGGGAGAGCAttttgaatgtaaaatatgtTCGAAGAAATTTCGCCACCGTGGCGGACTGAATGGCCACCTGAACCGCAAGCACAATGAGGAGAGCAACTGTACCTGTCCGGTTTGTGGATTCGTGTGCCAGGACAA AAAAGGGCTGAAGGACCATAGTAGAGTGCATTCCAACGAGAAGCCGTTTTTGTGCCGGCACTGCCCGAAGGCTTTCAAGAGCACGTACGCACGCCGAACGCACGAGCTCATCCACAAGGGTGTCGTTTTTTCGTGCACGCTGTGTGAAAAATCCTATCGCTATAAATCGCAGCTGGTGCTGCATTCGAAAAAACATAACGCGCAGCCAAATATGCAGCAGCAAGAAAATTAG
- the LOC121599909 gene encoding zinc finger and BTB domain-containing protein 24-like gives MAAIPREINKVCRLCLCRDENILFPATKFIDSQLTLDDVERVAGVRIVEQESLRCVLCVDCNNKLRHIKAFKASCISNDETFRKWFTVADKDCSRDATLPPKLNAATQAFNGAARETDQCNDSANEFDEATFFDNNIEVIKEEQIDDLAVKYIVQEMYDDMEVLAEDAVEFDVDDDDDDEDAEEFAEDMKTEGSQTSIDDFILSDDPGEASKPYERQPTTPNKTSAPAKPADHQTVTPAASQETGKKKNPQKKTLCPLCGKLILSLKDHMLSHTGEKKYRCKYCPKTCGRKGSLRLHMQAVHLKKVIKSCEICGKGFTYVESHEAHMRAKHGFGEPFECTICNIKFRHKGGLRGHNNRKHNDETNCECPTCGMKFLDKKGLRAHSIVHSNERPYGCSYCPKMFKTAKTRKNHEYLHEGVTFSCTMCDKSYKHQSLLYVHIRKCHDERKNDKLKLENESD, from the exons ATGGCGGCAATTCCACGCGAAATAAATAAAGTCTGTCGGCTTTGCCTGTGCCGGGACGAGAATATTCTCTTTCCCGCAACCAAATTCATCGACTCCCAGCTGACCCTTGACGATGTGGAACGAGTAGCCGGTGTACGG ATCGTGGAACAGGAAAGCTTGCGATGCGTTTTGTGTGTCGATTGTAACAACAAATTACGGCACATCAAAGCCTTTAAGGCCTCCTGCATCAGCAATGATGAGACGTTTAGAAAGTGGTTTACAGTGGCCGATAAAGATTGTTCGCGAGACGCAACTCTTCCACCGAAATTGAATGCTGCAACGCAAGCATTCAACGGGGCGGCGCGCGAAACTGACCAATGTAACGATTCGGCGAATGAGTTCGATGAGGCAACATTCTTCGACAACAACATTGAAGTCATCAAGGAAGAACAAATTGACGACCTGGCGGTCAAATACATCGTTCAAGAAATGTATGATGACATGGAAGTACTCGCTGAAGATGCTGTTGAGTTCGAcgtggatgatgatgacgacgatgaagaTGCTGAGGAATTTGCCGAGGACATGAAAACAGAAGGGAGCCAAACATCGATAGATGATTTCATTCTCAGCGATGATCCAGGCGAGGCGTCTAAACCGTACGAACGGCAGCCAACAACGCCAAACAAAACTTCCGCACCAGCGAAACCAGCGGACCATCAAACAGTAACTCCCGCCGCCAGTCAAGAAAcgggcaagaagaagaatccaCAAAAGAAAACCCTTTGCCCGCTGTGCGGCAAATTAATACTATCGCTAAAAGACCACATGTTGAGTCACACGGGGGAGAAAAAATATCGCTGCAAGTACTGCCCCAAGACCTGCGGTCGGAAAGGATCGCTGCGGCTGCACATGCAAGCCGTCCACCTGAAAAAGGTTATAAAGAGCTGTGAAATATGCGGCAAAGGCTTTACTTACGTGGAGTCGCACGAAGCTCACATG cgcGCCAAACACGGCTTCGGTGAACCATTTGAATGTACCATATGCAACATTAAATTTCGCCATAAAGGCGGATTGCGGGGTCACAACAATCGCAAGCACAACGATGAAACCAACTGTGAGTGCCCTACTTGTGGCATGAAATTTCTCGACAA aaaaggATTACGAGCCCACAGCATAGTGCACTCGAACGAGCGACCGTATGGCTGCAGCTACTGTCCAAAGATGTTCAAAACTGCTAAAACGCGGAAAAACCACGAATACCTCCACGAAGGTGTAACATTTTCCTGTACGATGTGCGATAAAAGCTATAAACATCAATCGCTGCTATACGTGCACATCAGAAAATGTCATGACGAGCGTAAAAATGACAAattgaaattggaaaatgaGTCTGACTGA
- the LOC121599246 gene encoding zinc finger protein 77-like isoform X1, whose product MESILDEVRCVCRLCLCEGDGVLVPVCKILGLSLTVDDIERCTGVKIAEENSIPYSVCEDCHGKLTLFTTFRTFCLSNDARFRELFAAVFANVPSDDEQSLQEMGSNDKTRPAMDDHIGYIATYVGPTFQSKIAKVEYLEQDDSSSVCSSSKGHNNSDDEDNLAIAVDGNESYGEHPQDRSVSPDGEASEQENDEKASVTDCGRGVDCIGSASDGEDNDEENERTQKNALQDKNSRRQLCPMCGKLVYDLPVHIVSHTKERKHVCPHCSMAYGRKTYLKMHVEAVHLKKVVKTCELCNRGFTQRTGYEAHMRAQHNIGKWYECKLCDMQFRHPGGLREHNNRKHNEKSNCSCPICGMEFQSKVGLKNHSRVHSVVQMFACKHCPKRFKSPNAHKQHELTHLGVTFPCPVCAKTYRYSQNLTAHMRKHKTKDSL is encoded by the exons ATGGAATCAATTTTAGATGAAGTTCGCTGTGTTTGTCGGCTATGTCTGTGCGAAGGAGATGGTGTGTTGGTTCCGGTCTGTAAAATACTCGGCCTTAGCTTAACGGTGGACGATATCGAACGATGCACCGGAGTAAAG ATAGCGGAGGAGAACAGCATACCGTATTCTGTTTGTGAAGATTGCCACGGTAAATTGACACTCTTTACCACCTTTCGTACCTTCTGCCTGTCCAATGATGCCCGATTTAGAGAACTGTTTGCAGCGGTATTTGCAAATGTTCCATCGGACGATGAACAATCGCTACAGGAAATGGGCAGTAACGACAAGACACGGCCTGCAATGGATGACCATATCGGGTATATTGCTACATACGTGGGACCAACGTTCCAGAGCAAGATAGCGAAGGTGGAATATCTCGAGCAGGACGACAGTTCATCGGTCTGCAGCAGCTCGAAGGGGCATAATAATTCAGACGATGAGGATAATTTAGCCATCGCGGTGGATGGCAATGAATCGTACGGGGAGCATCCACAGGATCGCAGCGTATCCCCGGACGGAGAAGCTAGTGAAcaggaaaatgatgaaaaggcTTCCGTTACGGACTGTGGACGCGGTGTGGACTGCATCGGAAGTGCTTCTGACGGAGAGGACAACGATGAGGAAAACGAGCGAACCCAAAAGAATGCTCTCCAGGATAAGAACTCCCGCCGGCAGCTGTGCCCGATGTGCGGTAAGCTGGTGTACGACCTTCCGGTCCATATAGTATCGCATACGAAGGAGCGCAAGCACGTCTGTCCCCATTGTTCCATGGCTTATGGGCGCAAAACGTACCTGAAGATGCACGTGGAAGCGGTGCACCTGAAGAAGGTGGTCAAAACGTGCGAACTGTGCAATCGCGGCTTTACGCAACGAACAGGCTACGAAGCACACATG CGGGCACAGCACAACATCGGCAAATGGTACGAATGCAAACTGTGCGATATGCAGTTCCGGCACCCGGGTGGCTTGCGGGAGCATAACAATCGCAAGCACAACGAAAAATCCAACTGCTCGTGCCCGATCTGTGGCATGGAGTTTCAAAGCAA AGTTGGGCTGAAAAATCACAGCAGGGTGCACTCCGTGGTGCAGATGTTTGCGTGCAAGCACTGCCcgaaacggttcaaaagtccCAACGCGCACAAGCAACACGAGCTTACCCATTTGGGCGTTACCTTTCCCTGTCCGGTGTGTGCGAAAACGTACCGCTACAGTCAAAACCTTACGGCTCATATGcgaaagcacaaaaccaaagATAGTTTATAG
- the LOC121599910 gene encoding zinc finger protein 652-A-like, producing MALITRAINKVCRLCLTEDEVILFPVSKLLDSTLNVDDIERFTGVRICEQEHLPYVVCIDCNNKLRKFIAYRAFCLSNDVRFRKWFAVTLSDDLSDTDRASSSLKALIKKELAADQREASKHYSPIDDCNDQSFDGKQEDQEIAQGEQRIEDATALEGTDDTAIDDEDLGLEHVLLSDELTPDPFETNNTLPSSHQTEQQRKQRQRVTASPAAKDKHATRDSQEQDSKKHVPAKQLCPLCGKLVHSMADHMLSHTKEPKFSCQHCPMTCSRKSYLKLHVDAVHKKRIIKSCEMCDKGFSYIESYEAHMRSKHNYGESFECTICNIKFRHKGGLRGHNNRKHNDQTNCSCDICGMKFQDKRGLRAHGRVHSDEKPFACQFCPKRFKSPNAHRTHELIHKGVVFPCTMCDKTYTYKSLLNMHVKKCHIKQEEGAEN from the exons ATGGCGCTAATTACAAGAGCAATAAATAAAGTTTGCCGACTTTGCTTGACCGAGGACGAAGTTATTCTGTTTCCCGTTTCGAAGCTGCTCGATTCCACGCTGAACGTTGACGATATCGAGCGATTTACGGGTGTGCGG aTCTGCGAACAGGAACACTTGCCGTACGTCGTGTGCATCGATTGTAATAACAAGCTAAGGAAGTTCATCGCTTATCGTGCTTTCTGCTTAAGCAATGATGTTCGGTTTAGGAAATGGTTTGCGGTAACTCTTTCGGACGATTTGAGCGACACGGATCGGGCTAGTTCATCGCTCAAAGCCCTCATAAAGAAGGAATTGGCCGCTGATCAACGCGAAGCCAGCAAACATTACAGTCCTATCGATGATTGTAACGATCAATCGTTTGATGGTAAGCAGGAAGATCAAGAAATTGCACAGGGCGAACAAAGGATAGAAGATGCTACTGCCCTAGAGGGTACGGACGATACCGCCATAGATGATGAGGATCTGGGTCTAGAGCATGTACTTTTGAGCGATGAGCTGACGCCTGATCCATTCGAGACGAACAATACCCTGCCATCCAGCCATCAAACCGAACAGCAACGGAAGCAACGGCAAAGGGTGACAGCATCGCCCGCTGCCAAAGACAAACACGCAACACGGGACAGCCAGGAGCAGGACAGCAAAAAGCATGTACCGGCCAAGCAGCTGTGCCCGCTGTGTGGCAAACTGGTGCACTCCATGGCAGACCACATGCTGTCCCATACGAAGGAACCGAAGTTTTCCTGCCAGCACTGCCCGATGACGTGCAGCCGGAAATCGTACCTCAAGCTGCACGTGGACGCCGTGCACAAGAAGCGCATCATAAAGAGCTGCGAAATGTGCGACAAAGGGTTCAGCTATATCGAATCGTATGAGGCTCATATG cGATCGAAGCACAACTACGGAGAATCATTTGAATGTACAATATGCAACATTAAATTTCGCCATAAAGGAGGATTGCGGGGTCACAACAATCGCAAGCATAACGATCAAACCAACTGCTCCTGTGACATTTGTGGCATGAAGTTTCAGGACAA GAGAGGGCTGCGCGCACATGGTAGGGTACATTCGGACGAGAAACCCTTTGCCTGCCAGTTCTGCCCGAAGCGCTTCAAGAGTCCTAACGCGCACAGAACGCACGAGCTGATCCACAAGGGCGTTGTATTTCCGTGCACGATGTGCGATAAAACGTACACGTACAAATCGTTGCTCAATATGCACGTGAAAAAATGTCACATCAAGCAGGAGGAGGGCGCGGAAAATTAA